A stretch of Gossypium hirsutum isolate 1008001.06 chromosome A06, Gossypium_hirsutum_v2.1, whole genome shotgun sequence DNA encodes these proteins:
- the LOC107962652 gene encoding ABC transporter G family member 32: MWNSAENVFSRSASFREEEEDDEEALRWAALERLPTYSRVRRGIFKDIVGDSKEVDVSELESTDQRLLLERLVNSVDDDPERFFDRMRKRFDAVDLEFPKIEVRFQNLTVESFVHVGSRALPTIPNFIFNMAEAFLRRLRIYQGRRSKLTILDGCSGIIRPSRLTLLLGPPSSGKTTFLLALAGRLGSHLQMLGKISYNGHGLKEFVPPRTSAYVSQQDWHVAEMTVRETLEFAGRCQGVGVKYDMLLELARREKNAGIKPDEDLDIFMKSLALGGKETSLVVEYIMKILGLDICSDTLVGDEMLKGISGGQKKRLTTGELLVGPARVLFMDEISNGLDSSTTYQIIKYMRHSTGALDGTTVISLLQPAPETYELFDDVILLCEGQILYQGPRDAALDFFAFMGFRCPERKNVADFLQEVLSKKDQEQYWSLPFNPYRYIPPGKFAEAFRSYQIGKNLHEELSIPFDSRYNHPLALSTSRYGVKKSELLKISFDWQMLLMKRNSFIYIFKFIQLFIVALITMSVFMRTALHHNTIDDGGLYLGALYFSMVIILFNGFTEVSMLVAKLPVLYKHRDLHFYPSWAYTLPSWLLSIPTSLYESGFWVAISYYVIGYDPDITRFLRQFLLYFCLHQMSIALFRVIGSLGRNMIVANTFGSFAMLVVMALGGYIISRDRIPSWWIWGYWVSPLMYAQNAASVNEFLGNSWHKRAGNYTNFSLGEALLRARSYFPESYWYWIGVGALLGYTVLLNLLFTFFLANLNPLGKQQAVFSKEELQERDRRRKGENVVTELRHYLQNSGSFNGKYFKQRGMVLPFQPLSMSFSNINYLVDIPVELKQQGITEDRLQLLVNVTGAFRPGVLTALVGVSGAGKTTLMDVLAGRKTGGLIEGSIHISGFPKRQETFARISGYCEQNDIHSPCLTVLESLLFSAWLRLPSDVGLETQRAFVEEVMELVELTPLSGALIGLPGVDGLSTEQRKRLTIAVELVANPSIVFMDEPTSGLDARSAAIVMRTVRNIVNTGRTIVCTIHQPSIDIFESFDELLFMKRGGELIYAGPLGPKSCELIKYFEAVEGVPKIRPGYNPAAWMLEVTSTAEENRLDVDFAEIYRRSNLFQCNRELVENLSKPSGNSKELNFPSKYSQSFFEQFLTCLWKQNLSYWRNPQYTAVKFFYTVVISLMLGTICWKFGSKRESQQDLFNAMGSMYAAVLFIGITNATAVQPVVSIERFVSYRERAAGMYSGLAFAFAQVAIELPYVFAQSVIYCSIFYSMASFEWTALKFIWYTYFMYSTLLYFTFYGMMTTAVTPNHNVAAIIAAPFYMLWNLFCGFMIPHKRIPIWWRWYYWANPIAWSLYGLVISQYGDDDKLVALSNGVDSMPTRVLLKEVFGYRHDFLCVTAVMVGFFVIFFAVIFGFAIKAFNFQRR; the protein is encoded by the exons ATGTGGAACTCGGCGGAGAACGTGTTCTCCAGGTCGGCTTCGTTCAGGGAGGAGGAGGAGGATGATGAGGAGGCGCTAAGATGGGCGGCGCTGGAGAGGCTGCCGACGTACTCGAGAGTTCGAAGGGGAATATTCAAGGACATAGTTGGTGACTCCAAAGAAGTGGATGTTAGCGAGCTGGAGTCTACCGACCAAAGGCTTTTGCTCGAACGCCTCGTTAACTCTGTTGATGACGATCCTGAACGCTTTTTTGATCGTATGAGGAAACGATTCGACGC AGTGGATTTggaattcccgaaaattgaggTTCGGTTTCAGAATCTAACTGTTGAATCTTTTGTCCATGTTGGGAGCAGAGCATTACCAACCATtcccaattttatttttaacatggCTGAG GCATTTTTGAGACGGTTGCGTATATATCAAGGAAGGAGAAGCAAGTTGACTATATTAGATGGATGTAGTGGGATTATAAGGCCTTCACG ATTAACGTTATTATTGGGCCCTCCAAGCTCTGGAAAGACGACGTTTTTGTTGGCCTTGGCTGGACGCCTTGGATCTCATTTGCAG ATGTTGGGGAAAATTTCGTATAATGGACATGGTCTAAAGGAATTTGTTCCTCCGAGGACATCTGCTTATGTCAGTCAACAGGACTGGCATGTAGCTGAAATGACTGTGAGGGAAACACTTGAATTTGCAGGAAGGTGTCAAGGTGTTGGAGTTAAGTATG ATATGCTTTTGGAGCTTGCAAGAAGGGAAAAGAATGCTGGGATAAAACCCGATGAAGATCTCGATATCTTTATGAAG TCACTAGCTTTGGGGGGGAAAGAGACGAGCCTCGTGGTAGAATACATCATGAAG ATTTTGGGGTTGGACATATGTTCTGACACGTTGGTGGGAGATGAAATGCTTAAAGGTATTTCAGGGGGGCAGAAAAAGCGGCTTACAACAG GTGAATTATTAGTTGGCCCAGCTAGAGTGTTGTTCATGGATGAAATATCAAATGGGCTTGATAGTTCTACTACTTaccaaattattaaatatatgagACACTCTACTGGTGCACTGGATGGGACCACTGTAATTTCTCTGCTTCAGCCTGCTCCGGAAACTTATGAGTTGTTTGATGATGTTATACTTTTATGTGAGGGCCAGATTTTATACCAAGGTCCTCGTGATGCAGCCCTTGATTTCTTTGCTTTTATGGGATTTAGATGTCCAGAAAGAAAGAATGTGGCAGACTTCTTGCAAGAG GTTTTGTCGAAAAAGGATCAAGAGCAGTATTGGTCTCTTCCTTTCAATCCTTATCGTTACATCCCTCCAGGAAAATTTGCCGAGGCTTTCCGATCCTATCAAATTGGGAAGAATTTGCATGAGGAACTAAGCATTCCATTTGATAGTCGCTATAACCATCCTTTAGCACTTTCAACTTCTCGCTATGGCGTGAAGAAGAGTGAACTTCTAAAGATCAGCTTTGACTGGCAAATGCTACTGATGAAACGGAATTCATTTatctatattttcaaatttattcag CTTTTTATTGTTGCCTTAATTACTATGAGCGTTTTTATGCGGACGGCACTGCACCATAATACAATTGATGATGGAGGATTGTATCTAGGGGCACTATACTTTTCCATGGTTATTATTCTTTTTAATGGATTTACGGAGGTTTCAATGTTGGTGGCCAAACTTCCTGTTCTTTACAAGCATAGGGATTTGCATTTCTATCCAAGCTGGGCTTATACGCTACCTTCTTGGCTGCTAAGTATTCCAACTTCTCTCTATGAGTCTGGTTTTTGGGTGGCAATTTCATACTATGTGATTGGTTATGATCCTGATATCACCAG ATTTCTTCGGCAGTTCTTGTTGTATTTCTGTCTGCACCAGATGTCTATAGCTCTTTTCCGTGTAATAGGATCCTTGGGAAGAAATATGATAGTTGCCAACACTTTTGGGTCTTTTGCTATGTTGGTGGTCATGGCTCTAGGAGGCTATATTATTTCAAGAG ATCGTATACCTAGCTGGTGGATCTGGGGTTATTGGGTTTCTCCTTTGATGTATGCTCAAAATGCAGCTTCTGTCAATGAATTCCTTGGAAATTCCTGGCATAAG AGAGCTGGAAACTACACTAACTTCTCATTGGGTGAGGCATTATTGAGAGCACGAAGTTATTTTCCAGAGAGCTACTGGTATTGGATAGGCGTTGGTGCTTTGCTGGGATACACAGTTTTGTTGAATCTCCTGTTCACATTCTTTCTTGCTAACCTTAACC CTCTGGGGAAGCAACAGGCTGTTTTCTCCAAGGAAGAACTGCAAGAGAGAGACAGGAGAAGGAAGGGTGAAAATGTTGTTACCGAGCTGAGACATTATTTGCAGAACTCAGGCTCATTTAATG GAAAATATTTCAAGCAGAGAGGCATGGTTCTCCCATTTCAACCACTTTCGATGTCTTTCAGCAATATAAATTACTTAGTAGATATCCCTGTG GAATTGAAGCAACAAGGGATAACGGAAGATAGATTGCAGTTGTTGGTCAATGTTACTGGAGCATTTAGACCGGGTGTGCTTACGGCTTTGGTCGGTGTCAGTGGTGCTGGTAAAACTACACTCATGGATGTTTTAGCTGGTCGAAAAACCGGAGGGCTCATAGAAGGGAGCATACATATATCGGGTTTTCCCAAAAGACAAGAAACTTTTGCAAGAATTTCAGGTTACTGTGAGCAGAATGATATCCATTCTCCCTGTTTGACTGTTCTGGAATCTCTTTTATTCTCTGCTTGGCTTCGGTTACCATCAGATGTTGGCTTGGAGACACAGAGG GCGTTTGTCGAGGAGGTGATGGAACTTGTGGAGCTTACTCCATTAAGTGGGGCATTGATTGGTCTGCCAGGAGTTGATGGCTTATCCACTGAACAACGGAAAAGGCTGACTATTGCTGTTGAACTGGTTGCCAACCCTTCTATAGTCTTCATGGATGAGCCTACGTCAGGATTGGATGCTAGATCTGCTGCCATTGTAATGAGAACTGTCAGAAACATTGTCAATACTGGACGAACAATTGTGTGCACCATCCATCAGCCCAGCATAGACATTTTTGAATCCTTTGATGAG CTTTTATTCATGAAGCGTGGAGGAGAGCTCATATATGCTGGTCCACTTGGCCCCAAGTCTTGCGAACTCATTAAGTATTTTGAG GCAGTTGAAGGAGTGCCAAAGATCCGACCTGGCTATAATCCTGCTGCTTGGATGCTTGAGGTTACTTCAACAGCTGAAGAAAATCGTCTGGATGTGGACTTTGCAGAAATTTATCGTAGATCAAATCTATTTCA GTGCAACAGGGAGTTAGTTGAAAACTTAAGCAAGCCAAGTGGCAACTCGAAAGAACTGAACTTTCCATCCAAGTATTCCCAATCATTTTTTGAACAGTTTTTAACATGTCTTTGGAAGCAAAATCTATCTTATTGGCGAAACCCCCAATATACAGCAGTTAAATTCTTCTACACTGTTGTCATCTCGCTGATGCTTGGAACTATATGCTGGAAATTCGGTTCAAAAAG GGAGAGCCAGCAAGATCTATTCAATGCCATGGGGTCCATGTATGCTGCAGTCCTCTTCATTGGAATCACAAATGCAACCGCCGTTCAACCTGTTGTTTCTATTGAGAGATTTGTTTCATACCGAGAAAGAGCCGCCGGAATGTATTCAGGCCTAGCCTTTGCATTTGCTCAG GTTGCCATTGAGCTCCCATACGTGTTTGCACAATCAGTAATATACTGTTCGATTTTCTACTCCATGGCCTCATTTGAGTGGACTGCTTTGAAATTTATATGGTACACATACTTCATGTACTCAACATTGCTATATTTCACCTTTTACGGAATGATGACGACCGCGGTCACACCAAATCATAACGTGGCTGCTATCATCGCTGCTCCGTTTTATATGCTTTGGAACCTTTTCTGCGGCTTTATGATTCCACACAAG AGAATTCCTATATGGTGGAGATGGTATTACTGGGCAAACCCCATAGCTTGGAGTTTGTATGGCCTCGTGATTTCGCAGTATGGCGATGACGACAAGCTCGTCGCGCTATCGAATGGAGTAGACTCGATGCCTACGCGAGTGTTGCTCAAGGAAGTGTTTGGGTATAGGCATGATTTCTTGTGCGTAAC